A stretch of Triticum aestivum cultivar Chinese Spring chromosome 1D, IWGSC CS RefSeq v2.1, whole genome shotgun sequence DNA encodes these proteins:
- the LOC123158581 gene encoding uncharacterized protein: MGSSTAASRPHLPKDHAFPRANGFFDRRLCEIEEADALAADQSWSGSPSQSTSPSSASSLPMSSCGQYMLHRVGKFDTLAGVAIKYGVEVADVKRLNSLSTDLQMFAHKTLRIPLPGRHPPPPFQQNGSHECDDRECTPRRLHDDLLDSVLRTPRHKVSPAMSLLQGYYGLTPPPKRNPTQEGTEIAVYGKGKSISLVDEPWSAETPNPNTFMFEHRKPRSQTIGSLVNGESEENGDGERPVRRRPKADGELLPREENGSALLSRAGKGLALRPKSGTRPDMNKSHQNLIAMSEPSFDGGLQTVKKSSSTPEFQEPESNSSSSSIWSASKWSLKPDAFALPLFDSIPKPIAAWKNKAARD; the protein is encoded by the exons ATGGGTTCTTCGACCGCCGCCAGCCGCCCCCATTTGCCCAAAGACCACGCCTTCCCGCGCGCGAATGGGTTCTTCGACCGCCGCCTCTGCGAGATCGAGGAGGCGGACGCCCTAGCCGCCGACCAGTCCTGGTCGGGGTCGCCGTCGCAGTCCACCTccccgtcgtcggcgtcgtcgctgCCGATGTCGTCGTGCGGCCAGTACATGCTGCACCGGGTCGGCAAGTTCGACACCCTCGCCGGCGTCGCTATCAAGTACGGAGTCGAG GTAGCTGACGTCAAGAGGCTGAATAGCCTCTCGACTGACCTCCAGATGTTTGCGCACAAGACGCTGCGGATTCCGCTCCCTGGAAGGCATCCTCCTCCACCTTTCCAGCAGAATGGTTCACACGAGTGTGATGACAG GGAATGTACTCCACGGCGTCTTCATGATGATCTACTGGATTCAGTTTTGCGAACACCAAGACACAAAGTCTCGCCAGCCATGAGCCTTTTGCAGGGATACTATGGTCTCACACCACCTCCAAAGAGGAACCCGACACAGGAAGGCACCGAGATAGCAGTATATGGAAAAGGCAAGTCAATTTCCTTGGTTGATGAGCCCTGGTCTGCAGAGACACCAAATCCCAACACGTTCATGTTTGAGCATAGGAAACCCAGAAGCCAGACAATAGGTTCTCTTGTGAATGGTGAGTCTGAGGAGAATGGAGACGGCGAAAGGCCAGTAAGGAGGCGCCCGAAAGCTGACGGCGAGTTGCTACCTAGGGAGGAAAATGGCAGTGCCTTGTTGTCACGGGCGGGAAAAGGCCTCGCATTGAGGCCAAAGTCGGGCACTCGACCAGACATGAACAAGAGCCATCAGAATCTTATCGCGATGTCGGAGCCTTCGTTTGACGGCGGGCTTCAAACCGTAAAGAAATCGTCGAGCACCCCTGAGTTCCAAGAGCCAGAGAGCAACAGCAGCTCCTCGTCCATATGGTCAGCAAGCAAGTGGAGCTTGAAACCAGACGCTTTCGCCCTTCCTCTTTTTGACAGCATTCCAAAGCCAATCGCTGCTTGGAAAAACAAGGCGGCCCGAGATTAG